The Glycine soja cultivar W05 chromosome 6, ASM419377v2, whole genome shotgun sequence genome has a window encoding:
- the LOC114414911 gene encoding early nodulin-like protein 1: MAACSRTSLLLLFFLFGFSAAKELLVGGKIDAWKIPSSESDSLNQWAERSRFRVGDHLVWKYENGKDSVLEVTREDYANCSTSKPIKEYNDGNTKVKLEHAGPFYFISGAKGHCEKGQKLIVVVMSPRHIISPAPSPTEFHFEGPAVAPTSSATTFQVGLLTALGVLAMYVVFLK, translated from the exons ATGGCTGCTTGCTCAAGAACTtctcttttgctccttttctttctctttggatTCTCCGCAGCTAAGGAACTATTGGTTGGAGGCAAAATAGATGCTTGGAAGATTCCATCTTCTGAATCAGATTCCCTCAATCAATGGGCTGAAAGGTCTCGTTTCAGAGTCGGCGATCATCTTG TGTGGAAATATGAGAATGGGAAGGACTCAGTGTTGGAAGTAACAAGGGAAGATTATGCCAATTGCAGCACATCCAAGCCCATCAAAGAGTACAATGATGGAAACACAAAGGTGAAGCTAGAGCATGCTGGTCCATTCTACTTCATAAGTGGAGCAAAGGGGCACTGTGAGAAGGGACAAAAGTTGATTGTGGTGGTTATGTCTCCAAGGCACATTATTTCTCCAGCACCTTCTCCAACAGAGTTCCACTTTGAGGGTCCCGCTGTAGCTCCTACTAGCAGTGCCACAACGTTTCAAGTTGGCCTACTCACTGCTCTTGGAGTTTTGGCCATGTATGTGGTTTTTCTCAAGTAA
- the LOC114414912 gene encoding transmembrane 9 superfamily member 8-like — MAFWRSLVAFSAALLLLIHGAHCFYLPGVAPQDFLKGDQLQVKVNKLTSTKTQLPYSYYSLPYCAPSKIQDSAENLGEVLRGDRIENSLYVFKMREPQMCNILCNLKLDAKTAKEFKEKISDEYRVNMILDNLPLVFPLKRTDQDSTVYQLGFLVGLKGQYSGSKEEKYFIYNHLAFTVKYHKDMLTESARIVGFEVTPFSVKHEYEGKFDVRTTRLTTCDPHAKHTVVNSNSPQEVEEGKEIIFTYDVEFQESDVKWASRWDAYLLMNDDQIHWFSIVNSLMIVLFLSGMVAMIMLRTLYRDIAKYNELETQEEAQEETGWKLVHGDVFRPPNNSDLLCVYVGTGVQFFGMILVTMIFAVLGFLSPSNRGGLMTAMLLLWVFMGIFAGYSSTRLYKMFKGSEWKRVALRTATMFPAVVSAIFFVLNALIWGQKSSGAVPFGTMFALIFLWFGISVPLVFVGSYVGFKKPAIENPVKTNKIPRQIPEQAWYMNPVFSVLIGGILPFGAVFIELFFILTSIWLNQFYYIFGFLFLVFIILIVTCAEITVVLCYFQLCSEDYLWWWRSYLTSGSSALYLFLYATFYFFTKLEITKLVSAIFYFGYMLIASYAFFVVTGTIGFYACFWFTRLIYSSVKID; from the exons ATGGCGTTTTGGAGATCTCTCGTAGCGTTCTCTGCGGCTCTTCTGCTTCTCATCCATGGCGCTCACTGCTTCTACCTCCCCGGCGTCGCTCCACAGGACTTCCTGAAG GGAGATCAATTGCAAgtgaaagtaaataaattaacatcAACAAAGACCCAGCTTCCATATTCATATTATTCACTTCCCTACTGTGCCCCATCAAAAATACAGGATAGTGCAGAAAATCTTGGGGAAGTACTTCGTGGTGACCGCATTGAGAATTCTCTCTATGTG TTTAAAATGCGCGAGCCACAAATGTGCAATATTCTGTGTAATCTTAAACTTGATGCTAAAACTGCTAAGGAGTTCAAAGAGAAGATCAGTGATGAGTATCGGGTGAACAT GATCCTAGATAACCTTCCTCTAGTTTTTCCCTTGAAACGGACTGATCAGGATTCAACTGTCTATCAGCTTGGTTTCCTTGTTGGACTCAAAGGGCAGTATAGTGGG AGCAAGGaggagaaatattttatttacaaccATTTGGCATTTACTGTCAAGTACCATAAAGACATGCTAACTGAATCTGCTAGAATTGTGGGCTTTGAGGTTACGCCATTCAg TGTTAAACATGAATACGAAGGTAAATTTGATGTAAGAACGACTCGTTTGACAACCTGTGACCCTCATGCTAAGCACACAGTTGTCAACTCCAACAGTCCCCAAGAGGTTGAAGAGGGCAAGGAAATTATCTTCACATATGATGTTGAATTCCAG GAGAGTGACGTGAAGTGGGCTTCAAGATGGGATGCTTATTTGCTAATGAATGATGATCAAATCCACTGGTTCTCTATTGTTAACTCATTAATGATTGTTCTCTTCCTTTCTGGCATGGTGGCAATGATTATGCTGAGGACACTGTACCGTGACATTGCAAAGTACAATGAGCTTGAGACCCAAGAAGAAGCCCAAGAGGAGACTGGTTGGAAGCTTGTCCATGGTGATGTATTTAGGCCCCCCAACAACTCAGATTTGCTGTGTGTTTATGTTGGAACTGGTGTTCAGTTTTTTGGCATGATACTTGTAACCATGATATTTGCTGTCCTTGGGTTCCTTTCTCCTTCAAACCGAGGTGGGCTGATGACAGCCATGCTCTTGCTTTGGGTTTTCATGGGAATCTTTGCTGGGTACTCATCAACTCGCTTGTACAAAATGTTCAAAGGGTCGGAGTGGAAAAGAGTTGCCCTCAGGACTGCAACCATGTTCCCTGCAGTTGTCTCTgccattttctttgttttaaatgCTCTCATATGGGGCCAAAAATCATCAGGAGCTGTGCCATTTGGCACAATGTTTGCTCTGATCTTTTTATGGTTTGGGATCTCGGTTCCACTTGTTTTTGTGGGTAGCTATGTTGGATTCAAGAAGCCTGCAATTGAGAATCCTGTGAAAACGAACAAGATCCCAAGACAGATCCCGGAGCAGGCATGGTACATGAACCCAGTGTTCTCAGTTCTGATTGGTGGAATACTCCCATTTGGAGCTGTTTTCATTGAGCTTTTCTTCATCCTCACCTCAATCTGGTTGAATCAGTTTTACTACATCTTCGGATTCCTCTTTttggtcttcatcatcctcatTGTCACTTGTGCTGAAATAACCGTTGTGCTCTGCTACTTCCAGCTGTGCAGTGAGGATTACTTGTGGTGGTGGCGGTCGTACCTTACCTCTGGTTCCTCTGCACTGTACCTCTTTCTTTATGCAACTTTCTACTTCTTCACCAAGCTTGAAATCACAAAGTTGGTATCTGCGATATTTTACTTTGGGTACATGCTTATAGCGTCTTATGCATTTTTTGTGGTAACCGGTACCATTGGATTTTATGCATGCTTTTGGTTCACTAGGCTCATCTACTCCTCGGTCAAAATTGATTAG